Proteins from one Mastacembelus armatus chromosome 16, fMasArm1.2, whole genome shotgun sequence genomic window:
- the LOC113136261 gene encoding uncharacterized protein LOC113136261, which yields MDLHYFLCWKVTPLLLLMPCGLQCMAVHITNEEPVHVIPGSNLVLKARIEQGSLEEVSMVTWEREPETGVSPVRVTLATCSGGRLKCAGTKQNIHVNMEQQETTLQINGYTRAESGVYAVTVTDHSGAKTTAHCIVREYEAVHHVSVSINVSHSSLVCGEAWGTDPHFSWFHERVAISSSVGTVSKDGTTLSVAMTPICGHFTCMVSNKLGYSSATYTAVPCETEGRGTTAAVVACLILLLLFGGALTFLLWRRQRNNNRGERLQEHLDDTV from the exons ATGGATCTACATTATTTCCTGTGCTGGAAAGTTACCCCACTGCTTCTATTGA TGCCATGTGGCCTCCAGTGTATGGCAGTGCATATCACCAACGAGGAGCCTGTGCACGTAATCCCTGGCTCCAATCTGGTTCTGAAAGCCCGGATTGAGCAGGGATCCCTTGAAGAGGTCTCCATGGTAACATGGGAACGAGAACCTGAAACTGGAGTTAGTCCCGTGAGAGTGACACTGGCCACGTGTTCTGGTGGACGTCTGAAGTGTGCTGGTACAAAGCAAAACATTCACGTGAACATGGAGCAGCAGGAGACGACACTTCAGATTAATGGATACACCAGAGCAGAGAGTGGCGTGTATGCTGTGACTGTGACAGATCACTCAGGAGCCAAGACCACCGCACACTGCATTGTCAGGGAATATG AGGCAGTGCACCACGTCTCGGTCAGCATTAATGTCTCACACTCATCACTGGTTTGTGGTGAGGCCTGGGGGACAGATCCCCACTTCAGCTGGTTCCATGAGAGAGTTGCCATCTCCAGCTCTGTGGGAACTGTCTCCAAAGATGGAACGACGCTGTCTGTGGCCATGACTCCTATTTGTGGCCATTTCACCTGCATGGTTAGCAACAAACTGGGCTACAGTTCTGCAACATACACCGCAG TACCTTGTGAGACAGAGGGCAGAGGGACAACAGCAGCTGTGGTAGCGTGTCtcatcctcctgctgctgtttggaggAGCATTGACATTTCTACTGTGGAG GAGACAAAGGAACAATAACAGAGGAGAGAGGCTGCAAGAACATTTGGATGACACTGTCTAA